The window CCTGCACGAACTCCACCCGTCGTTCACCGTTGAGTTGTTCATCCGGGGCGATCAGGCGGTTCGCCGCCGGGTGCTGACAGCCGACGGCCACCTTCGCGAGACGGCGCTCGAAGACGGTGCCGTCTATCACGCACCCACGGTGTTCCAGCTGAAGGCAATGCTGTACCACACGGGGATTCTGACCAGCCGTGGGGCGGAACCGCATCGGCTCGAGCCGCTCGAGGACGTGTGGGCGCTGTGCGAGCCGGTCTGACTGTCTGACGCTCTGTTCCACGGTGCCGCCTCACACACCTTTACTATCGTCCGACGTCCTTTCGGGAGTATGTCAACGCCGTACGGCGAGTGGCCGTCGCCGCTCGACGCGCAAACGGTTGCCGAGAGCGGTCGCGGACTGTCGGCTGTACAGATCGATGGCGAACACGTCTACTGGCTCGAGCGCCGGCCCGATGAGGGCGGACGCGGCGTCATCGTTCGGCAGTCGCTGGATGGGGCGGCGGCTGAATCGGGCGATGTCACCGAAGTCACACCCGACTCCGTCGACGTCCGGACGCTGGTTCACCAGTACGGCGGCGGCGACTTCCTCGTCGAGGACGGTTTAGTGTGGTTCGCGGCACTCGAGGATCAGCGACTGTGCCGTCTCGAGGTCGAGGCCGCCGAGGTCGAAGCCGAAGAGCTGGACGTCCCCGATCCCGAGGCGATCACCCCGGAGCCGCCGGCCGACCGCTCCCACCGCTACGCCGACCTGACGCGAACACCCGACGGGAGGTGGCTCTACGCCGTCAGGGAACGCCACCACGAGGCCGACTCGGAACCGAAAAACGAACTCGTCGCGATTCCCTCGACAGGGGGCGAGCCGATCGTCGTCGCCGAGGGCCACAACTTCTACGGTGCACCGCGGGTCTCCCCCGATGGAGAGCGACTGACGTACCTCCAGTGGGATCACCCGCAAATGCCGTGGGACGGCACCGAACTCGTCGTCGCCGACCGCGCGAGCGACGGGACGCTCGAGGACGGCGCGGTGGTCATGGGCGGCCCCGCGGAGTCGGTGTTCGATCCCCAGTGGCACCCCTCGGGAGCGCTGTTCGCCGTCTCGGATCGCACGGGCTGGTGGAACCTGTACGTACTCGGTGCGGAGCCCCGGGAGACCGACCCCCGGAACTGCCTCGAGGCGTCGATGGAGTTCGGCGTCCCGGGGTGGGTGTTCGCCCTTTCGACGTACGCGTTTCTGGACGATGGACGGATCGCGACGCTGGTCACCGACGACGGCCGGACGCGGCTTCGTTTTCTCGAGCCCGCTGGAGACGGCATCCCTGGGGCCGGTACTACTGGATCCGGTATTGCTGAAGACGACACCGCTGGGGACGGCAGTTCACCTGTCGACGGGAGGGAGTGGACGCTCGGCGAACCACAGCTGCTGTACACCGCGTACCGCCCGGCCTCGCTCCGCTCGGACGGGGAGCGACTGGCGTTCATCGCCGGTCAGCCGACCGAACCGACGGCCGTCGTTTCGTGGACACCCGGTGGGGAACCGGTTCGCCACCGTGAGGCGATGACCGTCGACCTCGAGGAGGCGTTTGTCTCCGTCCCCGAATCGGTCGCGTTTCCGACCGGGGACGCCGTCGACGCGGAGGAGACCGTCGCCCACGCCCACTACTATCCGCCGACGAACCCCGACGTCGAGATTCCCGAGGACGAGCACCCGCCGGTCGTCGTCACCGTCCACGGCGGGCCGACGAGTCGCTCCAGGGCGACGCTCGACCTCGAGACGCAGTTCTTCACCACGCGCGGCATCGCCGTGCTCGACGTGAACTACCGCGGCTCGACCGGCTACGGACGGGCCTACCGCGACGCGTTACAGGGCGAGTGGGGCGTTCGCGACACCCTCGACTGCGTGAACGCGGCCCGCTACGCCGCTCGAGCGGGCTGGGTCGATCCGGATCGACAGGCGATTTCGGGCGGCAGTGCCGGCGGCTACGCCGTGCTCGCGGCGCTCGCCGGCTACGACACGTTCGACGCCGGAACCAGCTACTACGGCGTGGCCGACCTCGAGGCGCTCG of the Natronosalvus vescus genome contains:
- a CDS encoding S9 family peptidase: MSTPYGEWPSPLDAQTVAESGRGLSAVQIDGEHVYWLERRPDEGGRGVIVRQSLDGAAAESGDVTEVTPDSVDVRTLVHQYGGGDFLVEDGLVWFAALEDQRLCRLEVEAAEVEAEELDVPDPEAITPEPPADRSHRYADLTRTPDGRWLYAVRERHHEADSEPKNELVAIPSTGGEPIVVAEGHNFYGAPRVSPDGERLTYLQWDHPQMPWDGTELVVADRASDGTLEDGAVVMGGPAESVFDPQWHPSGALFAVSDRTGWWNLYVLGAEPRETDPRNCLEASMEFGVPGWVFALSTYAFLDDGRIATLVTDDGRTRLRFLEPAGDGIPGAGTTGSGIAEDDTAGDGSSPVDGREWTLGEPQLLYTAYRPASLRSDGERLAFIAGQPTEPTAVVSWTPGGEPVRHREAMTVDLEEAFVSVPESVAFPTGDAVDAEETVAHAHYYPPTNPDVEIPEDEHPPVVVTVHGGPTSRSRATLDLETQFFTTRGIAVLDVNYRGSTGYGRAYRDALQGEWGVRDTLDCVNAARYAARAGWVDPDRQAISGGSAGGYAVLAALAGYDTFDAGTSYYGVADLEALAAHTHKFESRYLDGLVGSLPEAADVYRERSPVHRADSITGALLLLQGGKDEVVPPAQAEAMIDALVDTGTPYAYLEFPEERHGFRDATNVSRALEAELAFYGEVFDFEPAGELDGVTLLEGRYPESGDST